The following coding sequences lie in one Propionispora vibrioides genomic window:
- a CDS encoding FeoB-associated Cys-rich membrane protein, with amino-acid sequence METIILALIGFGAVGFVVRKIWMTFQGKSSCGCGSSSCSGESADKGCSCCPPK; translated from the coding sequence ATGGAGACAATCATTTTGGCGCTTATCGGGTTCGGGGCCGTCGGTTTTGTTGTCCGCAAGATATGGATGACTTTTCAGGGGAAAAGTTCCTGCGGCTGCGGCAGCAGCTCCTGCTCCGGTGAAAGCGCGGACAAAGGTTGTTCTTGTTGTCCCCCAAAATAG
- a CDS encoding GGDEF domain-containing protein — protein MVSRLRLMFLLAVLMPQAVMFFMTHGSALATNRQFSEVQACTLAVALLLGLFLPGIAAEWAVGKKLHLMRQLCSRVKRGDYRELLPVPNESSEGDAVDPVLALMRDMNWMARHIQIREQDITRMIDDLRQSREAVRAQNQFLTNVNEELLAAQAELQERTAELEAACRQMETMAMTDPLTAIANRRCFFEHLERHFAARICRCKPISLMILDIDRFKTINDTYGHQAGDRILMRLAEVIRESSRDKDLPARVGGEEYALLLPDTDSQGAIAVARRIQSKLAVSQFALDSREPATVVSITVSIGVCTMVTLPCWDRDKLYSYADQALYYSKNNGRNSISFYNPDTESIAGVRLN, from the coding sequence TTGGTAAGCAGACTTCGTTTGATGTTTTTATTGGCAGTGTTAATGCCACAGGCAGTGATGTTTTTTATGACCCATGGCTCGGCGTTGGCGACGAACAGACAGTTCAGTGAGGTGCAGGCTTGCACCTTAGCCGTTGCTTTGCTGCTGGGGTTGTTTTTACCCGGTATAGCCGCCGAGTGGGCTGTTGGCAAAAAGCTGCATCTCATGCGCCAACTGTGCTCGCGGGTTAAACGGGGAGATTACCGGGAATTACTGCCTGTACCCAATGAGTCATCCGAAGGCGACGCTGTGGATCCCGTACTTGCGTTGATGCGGGATATGAACTGGATGGCCCGCCACATTCAAATACGGGAACAGGATATTACACGGATGATTGACGACCTGCGGCAATCCCGGGAAGCAGTGCGTGCGCAGAATCAGTTTCTTACCAATGTGAATGAGGAGCTGTTAGCTGCTCAGGCGGAGCTGCAGGAACGTACTGCTGAATTGGAAGCTGCCTGCCGGCAAATGGAGACAATGGCCATGACCGATCCTTTAACGGCAATCGCTAACCGGCGCTGCTTTTTTGAGCATCTGGAACGGCATTTTGCTGCCAGAATATGCCGGTGCAAGCCGATATCCCTGATGATTTTGGATATTGACAGATTTAAGACAATTAACGATACCTATGGGCATCAAGCCGGCGACAGGATTTTGATGCGGCTGGCCGAAGTCATTCGTGAAAGCAGCCGGGACAAGGACTTGCCGGCCCGGGTGGGCGGTGAGGAATACGCTCTTTTATTACCGGATACCGATTCCCAGGGAGCCATTGCAGTGGCCCGGCGAATCCAAAGCAAACTGGCAGTCAGTCAATTTGCTTTGGATTCCCGGGAACCGGCAACGGTTGTTTCCATAACGGTTTCTATTGGTGTGTGTACCATGGTGACACTCCCTTGCTGGGACAGGGATAAGCTGTATAGTTATGCCGATCAGGCGCTGTATTACTCAAAGAACAATGGACGCAACAGTATATCTTTTTATAATCCTGATACCGAATCAATCGCTGGAGTAAGGCTTAACTAA